Proteins encoded by one window of Nasonia vitripennis strain AsymCx chromosome 5, Nvit_psr_1.1, whole genome shotgun sequence:
- the LOC100119742 gene encoding schwannomin-interacting protein 1 homolog isoform X3: protein MRFNETVCNSMPPMHIGLQNNNLQRSSSELIINEKLDSLTLDQENQEFRIGQDTSTYSSFAITRNNKIIEHNINNNLDNTIYQSSSTESLADFEGYYEDPSQELTGSDWSEYSEDGNLPQGCRGIVNPNYPGFQHLGPSLLSDTDDTEDEHELEDEEVLEVTPTVPHEDVYNNNNNNNNIVDDTVNRFDAQRDEQKLFYEKPKFNIQTVSSLIECMNYVKSLHESGMATTTSDDIFGNDEVEIVQLTTSVKESLQFPEIEQIPDSSKNSEAEEIEETQIDEPVDLIREARAKSLNPFLVHSTNPFLNNNIFDTELNDEIIDNNNVKLISPLTSPIAPSPVKQPSKGKLEEIDLLASINHHNLIHIDGEDQVCLDHQQKLLQQQQSSVPDVVAMELDVLHTADRNKMNINCEPIIVEKPPSNVVSSTGAANNAVVGGFGDTKKKEKMIRNQARRRQQQNCNVTQRSRQESKRRTELESGGFDVYNIETAMPKIDMDAIETHLKAAREEERRRRNDREEIRRRLAMGPDADDMRAERGRKPSLQSRLQSGMNLQICFMNETSSDSESAPGPDGNDYVLSSPTSPMSPSSQSSSSSSASSIAASPSKHQQLLMQNARPHVLSLPPLRLTDAATYANEAPLDEADFFARQARLQTEARLALAQAKEMAHMQMEVERQKLKANPITEMVRASLQKIGVTLGEDRRRLTRALLTELNIAQLQVLANDLHARIATLNEALVEGLLRRDDLHMEQDSMLVDVEDLTRYLGAKQESFKKRQQSSQSSRPIQSSSRTRQQQKQQQPQQQQQQMSRARTLALQLGRARLAAGRQLVVNLVRK from the exons ATGCGGTTCAACGAGACCGTCTGCAACTCCATGCCGCCGATGCATATTGGACTGCAGAACAATAA TCTACAAAGAAGCTCGTCCGAGTTGATAATCAATGAAAAACTGGACTCCCTGACGTTGGATCAGGAGAACCAAGAGTTTCGCATCGGACAGGACACGAGCACCTACTCGTCCTTCGCAATCACACGCAACAACAAAATCATCGAGCACAACATCAACAACAATCTCGACAATACCATTTATCAGAGCAGCTCCACCGAGAGCTTGGCTGATTTCGAAG GTTACTACGAAGACCCGTCGCAGGAGTTAACAGGCTCCGACTGGTCGGAGTACTCGGAGGACGGCAACCTGCCCCAAGGCTGCCGTGGCATCGTCAATCCGAACTACCCGGGCTTCCAGCATCTCGGACCGTCGCTGTTGTCCGACACCGACGACACCGAGGACGAGCACGAATTAGAGGACGAGGAGGTCCTCGAAGTCACTCCAACCGTCCCTCACGAGGACGTctacaacaacaataacaacaacaacaacatcgTCGACGACACCGTCAACCGATTCGACGCTCAGCGCGACGAGCAGAAGCTCTTCTACGAGAAACCTAAATTCAACATACAG ACCGTGAGCTCGCTCATCGAGTGCATGAATTACGTAAAGAGCCTGCACGAGTCTGGCATGGCAACGACGACGTCCGACGACATATTCGGCAACGACGAGGTCGAGATCGTGCAGCTGACGACGAGCGTCAAGGAGAGCCTCCAGTTTCCCGAAATCGAGCAGATCCCCGACTCCTCCAAGAACAGCGAGGCAGAGGAG ATCGAAGAGACGCAGATCGACGAGCCGGTGGACCTGATCCGCGAAGCTCGAGCCAAGTCGCTGAACCCCTTCCTGGTGCACAGCACCAACCCCTTCCTCAACAACAACATCTTCGACACAGAGCTAAACGACGAGATCATCGACAACAACAACGTCAAGCTCATCTCCCCGTTGACGTCGCCGATCGCTCCCTCACCGGTGAAGCAGCCCTCGAAGGGTAAACTCGAGGAGATCGACCTGTTAGCGAGTATCAATCATCACAATCTGATCCACATAGACGGCGAAGATCAAGTATGTCTGGACCACCAGCAGAAGCTTCTCCAACAGCAGCAGTCCTCGGTACCGGACGTCGTCGCTATGGAGCTCGACGTTCTCCATACCGCCGATCGCAACAAGATGAACATCAACTGCGAACCGATCATCGTTGAGAAGCCGCCGAGCAATGTTGTCAGCAGTACTGGCGCTGCTAATAACGCCGTTGTCGGAGGCTTCGGAGATAccaagaagaaggagaagatgATAAGGAACCAGGCGAGACGCAGACAGCAGCAGAACTGCAATGTTACGCAGAGAAGCAGACAGGAGAGCAAACGCCGAACTGAACTGGAGAGCG GAGGCTTCGACGTTTACAACATCGAAACAGCAATGCCAAAGATCGACATGGACGCCATTGAGACACACTtgaaagccgcgcgcgaagaAGAGCGTCGG CGACGCAATGACAGAGAGGAAATCCGCAGACGACTGGCGATGGGCCCGGACGCGGATGACATGCGCGCTGAGCGCGGCAGGAAGCCTAGTCTTCAGTCTCGTCTTCAGAGTG GTATGAACCTCCAAATATGCTTCATGAACGAGACATCGTCGGACTCGGAGTCAGCTCCAGGTCCGGACGGCAACGACTACGTGCTGAGCTCTCCGACATCTCCAATGTCCCCGAGCTCTCAATCCTCGTCTTCGTCATCGGCTTCCTCGATAGCCGCCAGCCCGTCGAAGCACCAGCAGCTTCTGATGCAGAACGCCAGACCACATGTGCTGAGTCTTCCACCTTTGAGGCTCACCGACGCGGCGACCTACGCGAACGAGGCACCTCTCGACGAAGCTGACTTTTTCGCGCGACAAGCTCGACTCCAAACCGAGGCCAGACTCGCTCTTGCACAAGCCAAGGAGATGGCGCACATGCAGATGGAGGTCGAGAGACAGAAGCTCAAGGCGAACCCCATCACTGAAATGGTTCGCGCCAGCCTTCAAAAG ATCGGCGTGACACTCGGAGAGGACAGGCGCAGACTGACGCGCGCCCTCCTGACCGAGCTTAACATCGCTCAGCTGCAAGTTCTCGCGAACGACTTGCACGCAAGGATAGCCACGTTGAACGAGGCCCTGGTCGAGGGTCTCTTGCGCCGTGACGATCTCCACATGGAGCAGGACTCGATGCTCGTCGACGTCGAGGATCTGACGCGATACCT AGGCGCCAAGCAGGAGTCCTTCAAGAAGCGCCAGCAGAGCTCCCAGTCCTCCCGTCCAATCCAGTCGTCATCCAGGACTCGCCAGCAGCAGAAACAGCAACAAcctcagcagcaacagcagcagatgTCGAGGGCGAGGACACTGGCACTGCAGTTGGGAAGGGCGAGACTCGCCGCCGGACGGCAGCTCGTGGTCAACCTCGTGAGGAAATAG
- the LOC100119742 gene encoding schwannomin-interacting protein 1 homolog isoform X1: MRFNETVCNSMPPMHIGLQNNNLQRSSSELIINEKLDSLTLDQENQEFRIGQDTSTYSSFAITRNNKIIEHNINNNLDNTIYQSSSTESLADFEGYYEDPSQELTGSDWSEYSEDGNLPQGCRGIVNPNYPGFQHLGPSLLSDTDDTEDEHELEDEEVLEVTPTVPHEDVYNNNNNNNNIVDDTVNRFDAQRDEQKLFYEKPKFNIQTVSSLIECMNYVKSLHESGMATTTSDDIFGNDEVEIVQLTTSVKESLQFPEIEQIPDSSKNSEAEEIEETQIDEPVDLIREARAKSLNPFLVHSTNPFLNNNIFDTELNDEIIDNNNVKLISPLTSPIAPSPVKQPSKGKLEEIDLLASINHHNLIHIDGEDQVCLDHQQKLLQQQQSSVPDVVAMELDVLHTADRNKMNINCEPIIVEKPPSNVVSSTGAANNAVVGGFGDTKKKEKMIRNQARRRQQQNCNVTQRSRQESKRRTELESGGFDVYNIETAMPKIDMDAIETHLKAAREEERRRRNDREEIRRRLAMGPDADDMRAERGRKPSLQSRLQSGMNLQICFMNETSSDSESAPGPDGNDYVLSSPTSPMSPSSQSSSSSSASSIAASPSKHQQLLMQNARPHVLSLPPLRLTDAATYANEAPLDEADFFARQARLQTEARLALAQAKEMAHMQMEVERQKLKANPITEMVRASLQKIGVTLGEDRRRLTRALLTELNIAQLQVLANDLHARIATLNEALVEGLLRRDDLHMEQDSMLVDVEDLTRYLREQSYGCLSVCRRGAKQESFKKRQQSSQSSRPIQSSSRTRQQQKQQQPQQQQQQMSRARTLALQLGRARLAAGRQLVVNLVRK; this comes from the exons ATGCGGTTCAACGAGACCGTCTGCAACTCCATGCCGCCGATGCATATTGGACTGCAGAACAATAA TCTACAAAGAAGCTCGTCCGAGTTGATAATCAATGAAAAACTGGACTCCCTGACGTTGGATCAGGAGAACCAAGAGTTTCGCATCGGACAGGACACGAGCACCTACTCGTCCTTCGCAATCACACGCAACAACAAAATCATCGAGCACAACATCAACAACAATCTCGACAATACCATTTATCAGAGCAGCTCCACCGAGAGCTTGGCTGATTTCGAAG GTTACTACGAAGACCCGTCGCAGGAGTTAACAGGCTCCGACTGGTCGGAGTACTCGGAGGACGGCAACCTGCCCCAAGGCTGCCGTGGCATCGTCAATCCGAACTACCCGGGCTTCCAGCATCTCGGACCGTCGCTGTTGTCCGACACCGACGACACCGAGGACGAGCACGAATTAGAGGACGAGGAGGTCCTCGAAGTCACTCCAACCGTCCCTCACGAGGACGTctacaacaacaataacaacaacaacaacatcgTCGACGACACCGTCAACCGATTCGACGCTCAGCGCGACGAGCAGAAGCTCTTCTACGAGAAACCTAAATTCAACATACAG ACCGTGAGCTCGCTCATCGAGTGCATGAATTACGTAAAGAGCCTGCACGAGTCTGGCATGGCAACGACGACGTCCGACGACATATTCGGCAACGACGAGGTCGAGATCGTGCAGCTGACGACGAGCGTCAAGGAGAGCCTCCAGTTTCCCGAAATCGAGCAGATCCCCGACTCCTCCAAGAACAGCGAGGCAGAGGAG ATCGAAGAGACGCAGATCGACGAGCCGGTGGACCTGATCCGCGAAGCTCGAGCCAAGTCGCTGAACCCCTTCCTGGTGCACAGCACCAACCCCTTCCTCAACAACAACATCTTCGACACAGAGCTAAACGACGAGATCATCGACAACAACAACGTCAAGCTCATCTCCCCGTTGACGTCGCCGATCGCTCCCTCACCGGTGAAGCAGCCCTCGAAGGGTAAACTCGAGGAGATCGACCTGTTAGCGAGTATCAATCATCACAATCTGATCCACATAGACGGCGAAGATCAAGTATGTCTGGACCACCAGCAGAAGCTTCTCCAACAGCAGCAGTCCTCGGTACCGGACGTCGTCGCTATGGAGCTCGACGTTCTCCATACCGCCGATCGCAACAAGATGAACATCAACTGCGAACCGATCATCGTTGAGAAGCCGCCGAGCAATGTTGTCAGCAGTACTGGCGCTGCTAATAACGCCGTTGTCGGAGGCTTCGGAGATAccaagaagaaggagaagatgATAAGGAACCAGGCGAGACGCAGACAGCAGCAGAACTGCAATGTTACGCAGAGAAGCAGACAGGAGAGCAAACGCCGAACTGAACTGGAGAGCG GAGGCTTCGACGTTTACAACATCGAAACAGCAATGCCAAAGATCGACATGGACGCCATTGAGACACACTtgaaagccgcgcgcgaagaAGAGCGTCGG CGACGCAATGACAGAGAGGAAATCCGCAGACGACTGGCGATGGGCCCGGACGCGGATGACATGCGCGCTGAGCGCGGCAGGAAGCCTAGTCTTCAGTCTCGTCTTCAGAGTG GTATGAACCTCCAAATATGCTTCATGAACGAGACATCGTCGGACTCGGAGTCAGCTCCAGGTCCGGACGGCAACGACTACGTGCTGAGCTCTCCGACATCTCCAATGTCCCCGAGCTCTCAATCCTCGTCTTCGTCATCGGCTTCCTCGATAGCCGCCAGCCCGTCGAAGCACCAGCAGCTTCTGATGCAGAACGCCAGACCACATGTGCTGAGTCTTCCACCTTTGAGGCTCACCGACGCGGCGACCTACGCGAACGAGGCACCTCTCGACGAAGCTGACTTTTTCGCGCGACAAGCTCGACTCCAAACCGAGGCCAGACTCGCTCTTGCACAAGCCAAGGAGATGGCGCACATGCAGATGGAGGTCGAGAGACAGAAGCTCAAGGCGAACCCCATCACTGAAATGGTTCGCGCCAGCCTTCAAAAG ATCGGCGTGACACTCGGAGAGGACAGGCGCAGACTGACGCGCGCCCTCCTGACCGAGCTTAACATCGCTCAGCTGCAAGTTCTCGCGAACGACTTGCACGCAAGGATAGCCACGTTGAACGAGGCCCTGGTCGAGGGTCTCTTGCGCCGTGACGATCTCCACATGGAGCAGGACTCGATGCTCGTCGACGTCGAGGATCTGACGCGATACCT GCGCGAGCAAAGCTACGGCTGTCTCTCTGTCTGCCGCAGAGGCGCCAAGCAGGAGTCCTTCAAGAAGCGCCAGCAGAGCTCCCAGTCCTCCCGTCCAATCCAGTCGTCATCCAGGACTCGCCAGCAGCAGAAACAGCAACAAcctcagcagcaacagcagcagatgTCGAGGGCGAGGACACTGGCACTGCAGTTGGGAAGGGCGAGACTCGCCGCCGGACGGCAGCTCGTGGTCAACCTCGTGAGGAAATAG
- the LOC100119742 gene encoding schwannomin-interacting protein 1 homolog isoform X2: MRFNETVCNSMPPMHIGLQNNNLQRSSSELIINEKLDSLTLDQENQEFRIGQDTSTYSSFAITRNNKIIEHNINNNLDNTIYQSSSTESLADFEGYYEDPSQELTGSDWSEYSEDGNLPQGCRGIVNPNYPGFQHLGPSLLSDTDDTEDEHELEDEEVLEVTPTVPHEDVYNNNNNNNNIVDDTVNRFDAQRDEQKLFYEKPKFNIQTVSSLIECMNYVKSLHESGMATTTSDDIFGNDEVEIVQLTTSVKESLQFPEIEQIPDSSKNSEAEEIDEPVDLIREARAKSLNPFLVHSTNPFLNNNIFDTELNDEIIDNNNVKLISPLTSPIAPSPVKQPSKGKLEEIDLLASINHHNLIHIDGEDQVCLDHQQKLLQQQQSSVPDVVAMELDVLHTADRNKMNINCEPIIVEKPPSNVVSSTGAANNAVVGGFGDTKKKEKMIRNQARRRQQQNCNVTQRSRQESKRRTELESGGFDVYNIETAMPKIDMDAIETHLKAAREEERRRRNDREEIRRRLAMGPDADDMRAERGRKPSLQSRLQSGMNLQICFMNETSSDSESAPGPDGNDYVLSSPTSPMSPSSQSSSSSSASSIAASPSKHQQLLMQNARPHVLSLPPLRLTDAATYANEAPLDEADFFARQARLQTEARLALAQAKEMAHMQMEVERQKLKANPITEMVRASLQKIGVTLGEDRRRLTRALLTELNIAQLQVLANDLHARIATLNEALVEGLLRRDDLHMEQDSMLVDVEDLTRYLREQSYGCLSVCRRGAKQESFKKRQQSSQSSRPIQSSSRTRQQQKQQQPQQQQQQMSRARTLALQLGRARLAAGRQLVVNLVRK; the protein is encoded by the exons ATGCGGTTCAACGAGACCGTCTGCAACTCCATGCCGCCGATGCATATTGGACTGCAGAACAATAA TCTACAAAGAAGCTCGTCCGAGTTGATAATCAATGAAAAACTGGACTCCCTGACGTTGGATCAGGAGAACCAAGAGTTTCGCATCGGACAGGACACGAGCACCTACTCGTCCTTCGCAATCACACGCAACAACAAAATCATCGAGCACAACATCAACAACAATCTCGACAATACCATTTATCAGAGCAGCTCCACCGAGAGCTTGGCTGATTTCGAAG GTTACTACGAAGACCCGTCGCAGGAGTTAACAGGCTCCGACTGGTCGGAGTACTCGGAGGACGGCAACCTGCCCCAAGGCTGCCGTGGCATCGTCAATCCGAACTACCCGGGCTTCCAGCATCTCGGACCGTCGCTGTTGTCCGACACCGACGACACCGAGGACGAGCACGAATTAGAGGACGAGGAGGTCCTCGAAGTCACTCCAACCGTCCCTCACGAGGACGTctacaacaacaataacaacaacaacaacatcgTCGACGACACCGTCAACCGATTCGACGCTCAGCGCGACGAGCAGAAGCTCTTCTACGAGAAACCTAAATTCAACATACAG ACCGTGAGCTCGCTCATCGAGTGCATGAATTACGTAAAGAGCCTGCACGAGTCTGGCATGGCAACGACGACGTCCGACGACATATTCGGCAACGACGAGGTCGAGATCGTGCAGCTGACGACGAGCGTCAAGGAGAGCCTCCAGTTTCCCGAAATCGAGCAGATCCCCGACTCCTCCAAGAACAGCGAGGCAGAGGAG ATCGACGAGCCGGTGGACCTGATCCGCGAAGCTCGAGCCAAGTCGCTGAACCCCTTCCTGGTGCACAGCACCAACCCCTTCCTCAACAACAACATCTTCGACACAGAGCTAAACGACGAGATCATCGACAACAACAACGTCAAGCTCATCTCCCCGTTGACGTCGCCGATCGCTCCCTCACCGGTGAAGCAGCCCTCGAAGGGTAAACTCGAGGAGATCGACCTGTTAGCGAGTATCAATCATCACAATCTGATCCACATAGACGGCGAAGATCAAGTATGTCTGGACCACCAGCAGAAGCTTCTCCAACAGCAGCAGTCCTCGGTACCGGACGTCGTCGCTATGGAGCTCGACGTTCTCCATACCGCCGATCGCAACAAGATGAACATCAACTGCGAACCGATCATCGTTGAGAAGCCGCCGAGCAATGTTGTCAGCAGTACTGGCGCTGCTAATAACGCCGTTGTCGGAGGCTTCGGAGATAccaagaagaaggagaagatgATAAGGAACCAGGCGAGACGCAGACAGCAGCAGAACTGCAATGTTACGCAGAGAAGCAGACAGGAGAGCAAACGCCGAACTGAACTGGAGAGCG GAGGCTTCGACGTTTACAACATCGAAACAGCAATGCCAAAGATCGACATGGACGCCATTGAGACACACTtgaaagccgcgcgcgaagaAGAGCGTCGG CGACGCAATGACAGAGAGGAAATCCGCAGACGACTGGCGATGGGCCCGGACGCGGATGACATGCGCGCTGAGCGCGGCAGGAAGCCTAGTCTTCAGTCTCGTCTTCAGAGTG GTATGAACCTCCAAATATGCTTCATGAACGAGACATCGTCGGACTCGGAGTCAGCTCCAGGTCCGGACGGCAACGACTACGTGCTGAGCTCTCCGACATCTCCAATGTCCCCGAGCTCTCAATCCTCGTCTTCGTCATCGGCTTCCTCGATAGCCGCCAGCCCGTCGAAGCACCAGCAGCTTCTGATGCAGAACGCCAGACCACATGTGCTGAGTCTTCCACCTTTGAGGCTCACCGACGCGGCGACCTACGCGAACGAGGCACCTCTCGACGAAGCTGACTTTTTCGCGCGACAAGCTCGACTCCAAACCGAGGCCAGACTCGCTCTTGCACAAGCCAAGGAGATGGCGCACATGCAGATGGAGGTCGAGAGACAGAAGCTCAAGGCGAACCCCATCACTGAAATGGTTCGCGCCAGCCTTCAAAAG ATCGGCGTGACACTCGGAGAGGACAGGCGCAGACTGACGCGCGCCCTCCTGACCGAGCTTAACATCGCTCAGCTGCAAGTTCTCGCGAACGACTTGCACGCAAGGATAGCCACGTTGAACGAGGCCCTGGTCGAGGGTCTCTTGCGCCGTGACGATCTCCACATGGAGCAGGACTCGATGCTCGTCGACGTCGAGGATCTGACGCGATACCT GCGCGAGCAAAGCTACGGCTGTCTCTCTGTCTGCCGCAGAGGCGCCAAGCAGGAGTCCTTCAAGAAGCGCCAGCAGAGCTCCCAGTCCTCCCGTCCAATCCAGTCGTCATCCAGGACTCGCCAGCAGCAGAAACAGCAACAAcctcagcagcaacagcagcagatgTCGAGGGCGAGGACACTGGCACTGCAGTTGGGAAGGGCGAGACTCGCCGCCGGACGGCAGCTCGTGGTCAACCTCGTGAGGAAATAG
- the LOC100119742 gene encoding schwannomin-interacting protein 1 homolog isoform X4 — protein sequence MRFNETVCNSMPPMHIGLQNNNLQRSSSELIINEKLDSLTLDQENQEFRIGQDTSTYSSFAITRNNKIIEHNINNNLDNTIYQSSSTESLADFEGYYEDPSQELTGSDWSEYSEDGNLPQGCRGIVNPNYPGFQHLGPSLLSDTDDTEDEHELEDEEVLEVTPTVPHEDVYNNNNNNNNIVDDTVNRFDAQRDEQKLFYEKPKFNIQTVSSLIECMNYVKSLHESGMATTTSDDIFGNDEVEIVQLTTSVKESLQFPEIEQIPDSSKNSEAEEIEETQIDEPVDLIREARAKSLNPFLVHSTNPFLNNNIFDTELNDEIIDNNNVKLISPLTSPIAPSPVKQPSKGKLEEIDLLASINHHNLIHIDGEDQVCLDHQQKLLQQQQSSVPDVVAMELDVLHTADRNKMNINCEPIIVEKPPSNVVSSTGAANNAVVGGFGDTKKKEKMIRNQARRRQQQNCNVTQRSRQESKRRTELESGGFDVYNIETAMPKIDMDAIETHLKAAREEERRRRNDREEIRRRLAMGPDADDMRAERGRKPSLQSRLQSGMNLQICFMNETSSDSESAPGPDGNDYVLSSPTSPMSPSSQSSSSSSASSIAASPSKHQQLLMQNARPHVLSLPPLRLTDAATYANEAPLDEADFFARQARLQTEARLALAQAKEMAHMQMEVERQKLKANPITEMVRASLQKIGVTLGEDRRRLTRALLTELNIAQLQVLANDLHARIATLNEALVEGLLRRDDLHMEQDSMLVDVEDLTRYLGLNRSI from the exons ATGCGGTTCAACGAGACCGTCTGCAACTCCATGCCGCCGATGCATATTGGACTGCAGAACAATAA TCTACAAAGAAGCTCGTCCGAGTTGATAATCAATGAAAAACTGGACTCCCTGACGTTGGATCAGGAGAACCAAGAGTTTCGCATCGGACAGGACACGAGCACCTACTCGTCCTTCGCAATCACACGCAACAACAAAATCATCGAGCACAACATCAACAACAATCTCGACAATACCATTTATCAGAGCAGCTCCACCGAGAGCTTGGCTGATTTCGAAG GTTACTACGAAGACCCGTCGCAGGAGTTAACAGGCTCCGACTGGTCGGAGTACTCGGAGGACGGCAACCTGCCCCAAGGCTGCCGTGGCATCGTCAATCCGAACTACCCGGGCTTCCAGCATCTCGGACCGTCGCTGTTGTCCGACACCGACGACACCGAGGACGAGCACGAATTAGAGGACGAGGAGGTCCTCGAAGTCACTCCAACCGTCCCTCACGAGGACGTctacaacaacaataacaacaacaacaacatcgTCGACGACACCGTCAACCGATTCGACGCTCAGCGCGACGAGCAGAAGCTCTTCTACGAGAAACCTAAATTCAACATACAG ACCGTGAGCTCGCTCATCGAGTGCATGAATTACGTAAAGAGCCTGCACGAGTCTGGCATGGCAACGACGACGTCCGACGACATATTCGGCAACGACGAGGTCGAGATCGTGCAGCTGACGACGAGCGTCAAGGAGAGCCTCCAGTTTCCCGAAATCGAGCAGATCCCCGACTCCTCCAAGAACAGCGAGGCAGAGGAG ATCGAAGAGACGCAGATCGACGAGCCGGTGGACCTGATCCGCGAAGCTCGAGCCAAGTCGCTGAACCCCTTCCTGGTGCACAGCACCAACCCCTTCCTCAACAACAACATCTTCGACACAGAGCTAAACGACGAGATCATCGACAACAACAACGTCAAGCTCATCTCCCCGTTGACGTCGCCGATCGCTCCCTCACCGGTGAAGCAGCCCTCGAAGGGTAAACTCGAGGAGATCGACCTGTTAGCGAGTATCAATCATCACAATCTGATCCACATAGACGGCGAAGATCAAGTATGTCTGGACCACCAGCAGAAGCTTCTCCAACAGCAGCAGTCCTCGGTACCGGACGTCGTCGCTATGGAGCTCGACGTTCTCCATACCGCCGATCGCAACAAGATGAACATCAACTGCGAACCGATCATCGTTGAGAAGCCGCCGAGCAATGTTGTCAGCAGTACTGGCGCTGCTAATAACGCCGTTGTCGGAGGCTTCGGAGATAccaagaagaaggagaagatgATAAGGAACCAGGCGAGACGCAGACAGCAGCAGAACTGCAATGTTACGCAGAGAAGCAGACAGGAGAGCAAACGCCGAACTGAACTGGAGAGCG GAGGCTTCGACGTTTACAACATCGAAACAGCAATGCCAAAGATCGACATGGACGCCATTGAGACACACTtgaaagccgcgcgcgaagaAGAGCGTCGG CGACGCAATGACAGAGAGGAAATCCGCAGACGACTGGCGATGGGCCCGGACGCGGATGACATGCGCGCTGAGCGCGGCAGGAAGCCTAGTCTTCAGTCTCGTCTTCAGAGTG GTATGAACCTCCAAATATGCTTCATGAACGAGACATCGTCGGACTCGGAGTCAGCTCCAGGTCCGGACGGCAACGACTACGTGCTGAGCTCTCCGACATCTCCAATGTCCCCGAGCTCTCAATCCTCGTCTTCGTCATCGGCTTCCTCGATAGCCGCCAGCCCGTCGAAGCACCAGCAGCTTCTGATGCAGAACGCCAGACCACATGTGCTGAGTCTTCCACCTTTGAGGCTCACCGACGCGGCGACCTACGCGAACGAGGCACCTCTCGACGAAGCTGACTTTTTCGCGCGACAAGCTCGACTCCAAACCGAGGCCAGACTCGCTCTTGCACAAGCCAAGGAGATGGCGCACATGCAGATGGAGGTCGAGAGACAGAAGCTCAAGGCGAACCCCATCACTGAAATGGTTCGCGCCAGCCTTCAAAAG ATCGGCGTGACACTCGGAGAGGACAGGCGCAGACTGACGCGCGCCCTCCTGACCGAGCTTAACATCGCTCAGCTGCAAGTTCTCGCGAACGACTTGCACGCAAGGATAGCCACGTTGAACGAGGCCCTGGTCGAGGGTCTCTTGCGCCGTGACGATCTCCACATGGAGCAGGACTCGATGCTCGTCGACGTCGAGGATCTGACGCGATACCT GGGATTAAACCGTAGcatttga